A genomic window from Bicyclus anynana unplaced genomic scaffold, ilBicAnyn1.1 scaffold_115, whole genome shotgun sequence includes:
- the LOC128199849 gene encoding uncharacterized protein LOC128199849, giving the protein MADLPSYRLQEAKAFLFTGIDHAGPIRITLTRRRGYQSQKAYICLFVCLVTKAIHIELASDLTSDNMISCLNRFLSRRGPVNTIWTDMSGTFIGAKAQLDEIYSLLLSSDYKNKFGLELQKKRIEWKTIPPRSPHFGGIWESNIKCVKAHLYRVIGKQLLTYEELFTVLTQIECILNSRPLGLTTSDHQPDIITPAHFLMTTPLEYFPTTTFNPERPNLKNRKQLLDSLVMSYWKKWRLDYLHTLQVKGKWCTPDNPIT; this is encoded by the coding sequence ATGGCTGACCTTCCGTCTTATCGCCTCCAGGAAGCAAAGGCCTTCCTTTTTACAGGAATCGATCACGCAGGTCCGATTCGCATAACCCTCACTCGCAGACGTGGATATCAGTCACAGAAAGCGTATATATGTTTATTCGTGTGCTTAGTGACAAAGGCAATACACATAGAGCTCGCGTCAGATTTAACATCAGATAACATGATATCCTGTTTAAATAGATTCTTGAGTAGACGCGGTCCAGTAAATACCATCTGGACTGACATGTCCGGGACGTTTATTGGAGCAAAGGCTCAATTAGATGAAATATATTCTCTTTTACTTAGCTcagactataaaaataaatttggtcTAGAACTACAAAAAAAACGAATAGAATGGAAAACCATTCCGCCGCGTTCTCCACATTTCGGtggaatatgggaatcaaataTAAAATGCGTAAAAGCTCACCTTTATAGAGTCATTGGCAAGCAACTCCTTACTTATGAGGAATTATTTACTGTACTCACACAAATTGAGTGTATCCTCAACTCGCGCCCGCTAGGTTTAACAACATCTGACCACCAGCCCGATATTATTACACCAGCGCATTTTCTAATGACCACGCCTTTAGAATACTTTCCAACGACAACCTTTAACCCTGAAAGGCCTAATTTAAAGAATCGAAAACAGTTACTCGATAGCCTCGTTATGTCATATTGGAAGAAATGGCGTTTGGATTATCTGCACACTTTGCAAGTCAAAGGCAAATGGTGTACACCGGACAATCCAATCACC